DNA from Halodesulfovibrio sp.:
GCGCTGTTCTTGGTTCTAAAAAAATTAAATCCGTTATTCTCGACCCAGCTGTAAAAGGCAAAGTGGTTATGGGTGATGTAGAAGGGTTTAAAGCAGCGCGTAAAGAATGGACAGACATTCTTCGTAGCCATCCTGTAACCAGCGAAGGGCTTCCTGCATTCGGTACTGCTATTCTCGTTAACATTGTAAACGAAGCAGGCGCATTGCCGACTAAAAACTTCCGTGATGGTCGTTTTGAAAATGCAGAGAAAATTTCCGGTGAAACACTTGCTGATACTATCACTAAAAGAGATGGTAAAGTGTCTCATGGGTGTCATACTGGTTGTATTATCCAGTGCTCACAGGTGTACAACGATAAAAACGGCAAAATGCTTACCACAGGTTTTGAATACGAAACCATCTGGGGCTTCGGTGCACACCTGCTTATTGACGACCTTGATCTTATTGCAACAATGGACCGTACTTGTGATGAAATTGGTATGGATACCATTGAAATGGCAAGCTCTCTTGCAATGGCAATGGAAGGTGGTCTTATTGCATGGGGTGATGGTCCGGCAGCTCTGGAATACCTCCAGAAAGTTGGTACAGGTGACCCTGTAGGTCGTATCCTCGGCAACGGTGCAGGCTTTACAGCAGCAGCGTTCGGTGTTGACCGTATCCCTACTGTTAAAAACCAGTCCATGCCAGCATATGACCCGCGTGCGGTAAAAGGTGTTGGTGTTACATATGCGACTACTCCAATGGGCGCCGACCATACAGCTGGCTACGGTGTTTGCCAGAACGTGCTTAAATGCGGCGGTGATGTTGATGGTCATGCTAAAGACGGTAACATCGAAGTTTCCAAGAACCTTCAGATTGCAACCGCAGCTGTTGACTCACTCGGTCTTTGTCTCTTCGTTGCGTTTGCTGTTCTTGATGACGAGCGCGGTGTTCCGTGCATGGCTAAACTCGTTTCTGGTTTGCTCGGAGAAGAATACAGCGTGGATGATGTGGTAAATCTTGGTGTTGGTGCACTGCAAGATGAGCTTGACTTTAACCGTCGTGCTGGCTTTACCGATAAAGACGATCAGCTTCCCCGTTGGTTTACAGAAGAAGCTCTTCCACCTCATAACGTAAAATGGGACTTCACAACTGAAGAACTTCAAGATGCAAAAGTCTAATACCTGCATTACGCAATCATAGAGAATAAAAAACGCCGGAGGAAAAATCCTTCGGCGTTTTCGTTTTTATGAATATGTCTATTAAGAGTGGTTGAATGACATTCGTTTTTTATCTTCGCCGCATGGAGGCGTTTCGGTCAGCTCTTCAATAATCTCTGTAAAATCTTTGAGGAGCAGGTGGAGCATATCAACACTGGTGCCGTGTCGAACAACAATTCGTTGAACCACTGTTTCTTCGCAGTCTGGTGGGAGTGTGTAGGTTGGAACAAGCCATCCGCGTTGCCGTAATTCATCTGAAAGTTGATAGAGACTAAATGACGGCTTTGCATCGTCTTTAAATTTCCAGCAAATAAGCGGTAAGCCCTTTGAGCTGTTGCTGATAAGTTCAAACAAACCGAATTGCTCAAGCCCAGCTTCAAAGTATTCCGCAGCAGCAAAACACGACTCTTGTACTTTAATGTATCCTTCGTAGCCGAGTCTAAGTAGATTGTAATATTGCGCGATGACTTCACCACCAGGGCGGGAAAAGTTGAGTGCAAACGTCGGCATCTGTCCGCCAAGGTAGTTAACACGGAAAATAAGATCTTCGGGCAGGTCTTTTTCGGTTGCCCATATGACCCATCCGCACCCCAGCGGCGCAAGACCGAACTTATGACCGGATGCATTTATCGATTTAACCCGCGGTAGTCTGAAATCCCATTTAATTTCTGGATGCATGAACGGTGCTACAAAACCGCCGCTTGCTGCATCTATATGCATAGGGATGTCGAGTCCGGTTTGTTGCTGTAGTTTATCAAGTGCTGCATGCACGTCTTCGACAGGTTCGTAATGTCCAGTAAATGTCGTTCCCATTGTTTGCACAACGCCAATGGTATTTTCATCACAATGCGCAATAACATCTGCCGGAGAAGACATATAGCTGCCTTTTCGCATAGGCAGTTCCCGTAATTCAATATCCCAGTATCGGGCAAATTTATGCCAGCAAACTTGAACTGGACCGCATACAAGATTTGGCTTGTCACATGGTTTGCCTGCTGCTTTTTGACGTGCTCTCCAGTTCCACTTTAGCGCCATTCCACCAAGCATGGCGGCTTCACTTGAACCAGTTGTGGAACAACCGATAGCAGGGCTACAATTTTCATTAGAGGAATCTATGCATTCTTTGGCGTTCCAAAGATTCGAAAGCATGGAAACACAGCGTGATTCAATTTCGGCTGTCTGCGGGTACTCATCCTTGTCGATCATGTTTTTGTCCATGCATTCATTCATAAGGTCTTGAACTTCGCGTTCAAGCCATGTCGAACAGAATGTCGCCATATTTTGACGTGAATTTCCGTCTAGAAGCAGTTCGTCGTGAATCATCTGGTACACAGCTTCTGGGTTGCGTTCTTTACGCGAGATACGGTGTACGTTTAAGGGCTTTGCCATAGATTCGACAGTAAAAAGATCGTCACGGATAGCTGTATGATTATGAAGGGGCATAGTACCTCCCTGCTGTTTTGTGAAATTATCAATAAGTACAATATACTATAATAGTTTACTGCTTATGAAAGTATAAGTTGGCAGCAGACACGAATAACGCCTTCTTTACGGTAAAGGTAAAGAAGGCGTTATTTGCAAAGCATATTCGTGTGTAGTTTTTTTTAGTGAAACGAGTTTGAGTAGCTATAGCGGGAACACACAAACAGGCTGCGAAAGGCTGTGGCAATACAAAGACAATTTAGCGACGTCTGCCTCTGCCACCGCGTGGTCTTCTGATTGCACCGCGTCTGCTGCTGGTGCGTCCTCTACTGCGAGAGTAATTTCTACGACTGCCGCGGGTGGATGAAACATTTCGTCTGCGATTATACGAGGCGTTTCCTCTACGATTGTAAGAGGAGCTTCTCCTACGGTGGTATGTAGCATCTTTTTTGCCCCGGTATCTTGGATAATTTCTAGGGCGATTGTATCTTCTGTTATGGCGGCGGTAGTGGCGGTCTTTGTGGCGATGGTGATAGTGTCTGCGCTTGTACGTATTGTATGTCGGTGAGTAGTTGATGTTGTAATAGGCGGGATACCCGTAATAGTCGTATCCATAGTCATAGCCGTATGAATATCCGTAGCCACCTGAAATTGTCGTGGTACACCCTGTCATAACTGCGAGCATTATTCCACAACTAGCCAGTAAGATGAGCCTTTTTATCATGGTGTCTCCTTGGCAGCACTGCGGACACAATAGTCGCAATTTTTGTGACAGTGCTGTTGCTTAGTGTGTCTCTATCTCTGGTTCACTATCTTCTGTGATGTGATGGATGTGATCTGGCGCCATGAGAGTGGTTGTGGTGCTGTCCGTGATGCTGATGATGGTGGTGTCGATGATAGTTGGAGCGTTTCCCATAGTGTGTGTCGTACCAGTATGGTGAATATAAGTAAGGCGGGTCGCTATAATCATAGCTGTAATTTGTTGAGGTCGCGACGCATCCTGCAAGAGAGGTGAGCAGCATCATGCAACCTGCAAATAAAATGAGTTTTTGTATCATAGTCTCTCCTTGGCAGTACTGCTGTTGTGCTCAGTACACATGGTAGTGCAGTGCTGCTGCTAAGTGTGTCTTTCGAAACCATAGCAGAGGGAGAAGGCTTTCTTTGAGTATTTTTGCTTTGAGTATAGTTGCATTACATGCGTCTGGTTATTGGGGCTGAAACACCGCACGGAATCAGGGATTCAAAGAATTTGCTTTTAGGTGGGAAAGGTTATTTTCTAACAGCTTGGCGTTGCTATATAAAAAAATGAACCCCATGTTGTTAGAGTGTACAACATGGGGTTCACAGTATGAAAAATTGAGTTTGATTTTGTGTGTAGCAGGTAGATTTAGTCCGCGACAGTGGCAAAAGTTATCAAAACGCTAGCAACGTGCCTGAATCGTCAAAACCGAGTTGGCGTGCGTTGTCTGGGAAAATGGTTGCACCAGCTTTTTTTAGATCATCAAATACGGGGGCGGTTGCCCAGAAATGTTGTAAAGATAATGTGTTTGTGATGCGAACGGCTCTGATATTTGACGGAGCTTTTGCAAGTGCAGCATCTATAACAACTTTATCTGTCGGCAGAGTGATAGGAAGCCGCCCGCTAGCCCATACGCCGGTGGTAAGGGAATTTGCATACGTTGCGGCGGGGTCAATACTATCTGCGAGTCGTTGAGGAATAAGGTCTGCCATGCCGATACCGTGGGCATTTCCTTGTGATTCTGGAGTAAGATTAAGTACCACGAGTGTTTTGTAATCAGGCTTTCGTTCGCCTGCCATGCGCCGCCATGCTCCGATTACGTTGGTGTCCATTCCTGTTCCGCTAATATTTTTCCCCATTTCATCGATGATAAGCAAATCGAGCGAATCCAAAGGAATACGTGGAAGGATTGCTGCGGAAACAGCAAGCAGTGAGGAGTCTGTTTTTGCTATGTCGTTCTGTGTGCAAAGTTTGATGCTATGCAGTTTTTCCACGGCATTTTCTACTACAGCAAGCCCTGCCAGAATGGTAATGTGCTCTTGTATTCGCAGTGCGGCTGGCTTGATGACTTTTTCTAAAGGGAAATTGTGCAGATTATCAGCACCGCGTGGTTTTCCTAGTCCAATAGCAAGCATTTTGCACAGACCGGATTCAACTTCTCCGTGAAAGAGTGTGTGAGGTTTTACGCGATTCATGACAAAAATATAGTCTGCTTCAATGGCGTCCTTTGCGACAAAGACTTCTGCGCCTTCTTCTATATGCCCTAAGCTGACTGTTTCGATAGATGAGACAATCGGGCAGCCAGTCGACTCTTCTGTAATGCCTAACTTAGCAAGAATAGCGGTTTGTCCTTCCGCAGTAGAACCGCCGTGTGATCCCATGGCGGGGATGATAAAGGGGCGAAGCCCAAGTGCGGTAAGATTGCGTACTACAGTTTGAACCAGTGGCACTATGCGGTCAATACCACGCGAGCCTACGGTAATACCGACAGAGGCATTCGGCTTTATTGCGGAGCTGTCAAAAGAAGCAAAGACCGCGTCTACGGTCTTTGCAACATCATCAATTTGGGACGTCTCGAATTGTTGTTCGACGTCGTAGAAAATAGGGTACGTCATGAGATTCCTGCTACGCTGTTTCAGTCAGAATGATATCATCCAACGTCGTGTCTATATCGAATGCGTTTGTGTATTTTAGAATGGCTGTGAGAATAGCAAAGATAGTTACTCCAATCCAGCATTGAAGTTCGGGTAATGCATACAGTAGCACAGCATTACAGCCGAAAGTAAGACGGAGCAGCGGGTGCAGCCTTCGTATATAAACTCCTTCTAGCGATACCGCAGTGCAGAATAGCGCTAACAGGATAATGCCGATAGTCAACACTGTTTGCCACAGTGGACCCAAGAACAAAATGGATGGTTCGTATACAAACATAATCGGGATAATAAAAAGCCCACTCGCCAGTTTGAAAGCATGGATGCCAGTCTGAAATGGGTCAGACTTGGCAATTCCCGCGGCGGTGTATGCTGCAAGACAAACAGGTGGTGTTACGTTTGCTGACTGTGAATACCAGAAGATCAGCAGGTGCGCCGCAAGCAGGAATATAGTGGCGTGTTCCGGCGGAACCTGAGAGTTTATGATAGCAAATAATGCCCCCGCCGTGGTCGGGTCTGAGATCATGTCGAGACTTAATCCCATGGACTGGATGAACTTAGGTTTTACAGCCATGACATAGCGAAGTTTGATGAGGTTAACGAGAAACGGCGCACTGAGTGTCGCAAGAATGATGTATGACGCGGTTACAGGCAAGCCCATACCAAGAATGAGCGATGCGACCCCGATAAGTCCGATAGTTACAAGTAGGCTTGATCCCGCAACAGTCGAAATGAGCATTGAAAATTTAACGCCGAGGCTGACAAGAAGGACAATGCCAATGACTACGCCGGAGCAGAGCAGAATAATGGCAGTAGCCACCATGTTTTTTCCACCCAGAGCAAACGCATCAACAACATCCATAAGCCCCATACGGTGATTTTTGGTTAGCCAGCTTGCACCGACAATGGCTGCAATAGCCCAGCATGCAGCATACGTAGGGGTGTAGCCGACACTCATGAGTGTGATAAGCACGCCGATAGGAATAAAGAACGGCCAGCCTTCTTTAAGTACTTCAAAAAAACGCGGGATGTCCTCTTCTGCTGTTGGTTGTAGACCTTCACTGCGGGCGCGTGAATGCACGAAGAAAATTACCCCGACGAAATATAAGATTGCCGGAATGAAAGATATGGCGACAATTTTCAGATACGAAATTTGTGTCCACTGTGCCATAACGAAAGCACCTGCACCCATAATGGGAGGCATTATTTGACCGCCGGTGCTGGCGGCGGCTTCAACTGCTGCTGCAAACTTGGGACTAAAGCCTGTTCGCTTCATCATCGGAATAGTAATTGAGCCAGTACTTACGGTGTTTGCAACAGCACTGCCGGACACTGACCCCATAAGACCACTGGAGAAAACCGCCATTTTTGCAGGTCCTCCGACACTGCGACCTACAACGGAAACGGCAAGTTTGATAATAAAATCTCCTGCACCGGATTTAACAAGAAAAGACCCGAACAGGACGAATAGAAAAACATAGGAGGCAGAAATGGTGGCGATGCTTCCGAAAATGCCATCAGGGGCAAAGTACATACGGTATAGGACTCTAGTGATGGTAACACCGGGGAAGTTCCAGTTGCCAGAAAGAAATTGTCCCCAGTACAGGGCGTAACTTAAAAAGAAGATAGCGAGCAGAGGAATAATTTTTCCTGCGGCACGGCGTGCAATTTCCAGCATGAGCAACAGCGTTGTGCCAGCAAAAATCATATCAAGCAGAACCATCTGTTCATTGCGGGCATGAAGCGCATCTTCAAAAAATACTAAGTACAAGCCACAGATAACGCTGAGTGCTGCCAATAGCCAATCAGCATAGGGCTTTTTATCTAAGCTTTTTGCACTAAAAGGGTAGATCATAAATGCAAGCGGCACAAAAAACGCATAATGCAGTGCGTTGCGTTGAATCTCCGGCATAAGCCATACGGTATTGGTGAGAACATGAAATACACTTGCTGCAATACACATACAGTAAAATACGGTAGAAGGAATGCCAGTTAATGTACGTGTGCTGACCATTACCTCACCGGAATCTTCTGTCGCTTCCACTGATTTTTTTTTAAAGAACCCCATATTCCAACCTTACAGTCACTCTAATAAGTTTCAACAATGTTTTTCCGCAAAGCTGTTGCTAGCGAAGTAGTTACGAGCCAGTTGCTTTTTTATGATGAGCGGTGTTGTTTCCTATCACTATGGTATAGCTGAATTTAGAAACGACACCTCAGTGTTATCCGCCGGAGTGAGAAATGCTCCGGCGGATTTTGATATGCTATTTTGCGATAAGGCGTTCAGGAATCTCAATGCCGACTTCGCGGTAGTACTTTGCAGCACCGGGGTGCAAAGCAACAGGAAGACCGGAGAGAGCGGAATCAAGGCTCATGTTTTTGGTAGCAGAGTGTATTGTTCCGAGGAAATTGAGGTTTTCATAGATAGTCTTAGTGATTTTGTAGACTACGTCTTCTGGTAAATCTGCACGCACAGCAAGAAAGTTAGGCTGTGCGATGGTGCGAATATCTTTTTTTTGCCCCGGGTATGTGTTGGCTGGGATGATGTAGCGGTACCAGATTGGAAAATCTTTCTGGATGACAGCAAGCTGGTCGTCGGAAAAATCAAGAACTGTTGCGTCCCCGTTACTCATAGCAAAAAGCTGGGTAATAGCTGCTGCCGGTACTCCGGCTGGAATGTTTGCACCTGCTATGCGGTTATCAAGCATAGCTTGTGTTGATGGAGTGTATCCAAGAAATTCAAGTTTGAGGTCTTTTGCATTAATGTCGAGTGCCTGCAAAAGGGCGCGACCAGAACCTTCTGTCCCACTGCCGCGTTTACCAATGGAAAAGCGGTCAGTCAGTGCTCCAATATCAGCAATGGTTCCGGTTTTGGCGTATTTGTTCATTACTGCAAAGTGTTCAACGTTCGGCCACAGCATTGTAATTGAACGGAATGAATCTACTGGTTTTCCTTCATAGAACCCCTTGCCGCGTGAGGCTTGCAAGCCGAACAGCGATTGCAAAATAGCTAGGTGGGCTTCTTTATTATTCAGCATTTCGATGTTTTCACCAGAGCCTGCGGAGTTAATGGCTGTGGCTGTTATTCCATCATTCTTTGCAAGCTTAAGACTTACCAGTGTTCCGATTCCTACGCCTACTGGATAGTATGTACCGCCTGTGGTGGCAGTGGCGATAATGAGCCGATTACTGTCTTGCGCTGAAGCAGGAAGCGTTGTGGTTAAAAGAATTGCAATTGCAATGAGAGAACAAAATTTACGCACAGTCATACTCCTTTTAGCAATAAAAAGTAAAAACAACAGATTGTTACCAAATAAGTGTCAGGACTTGACAAGATTGTCAACAATTTTGTTGTATGGTTTGTTGTGAATGTGGTATTTGATGCTGGACATAGAATGGTAGATATTTTACCTAGCTTCTTCCCTTTTGCGGAAACTTGAGTATTATCCAGACGCCATTTAGATGATGGTATTTTTAAAGATAGTAATGGTAGGATTTTGGTATGAAGGACTGTCCACCTAGCCAACAGGTAGCTGACCATTTGGAAGATCTTATTCTGGCAGGGCAACTGTTGCCGCGAGAACGTCTTGGCGAAACAGACATGGCAGAAAGATTTGCTGTTAAACGTCACGTAATTCGTGATGCTTTTAAGATTCTTGAAAGCAAAGGGCTTCTTGAAATCAAGCGTTACAAAGGCGCGCGAGTCGTAAGCCTTTCTATGAAAGAAATTAGTGATGTATTTGATATCCGCATTAATTTAGAAAGATTCGCGTATACCCTTGCGTTAGATAATATGCGTGAAAAAGACTTTGCAGATCTGGAATCGATTGCACAAACGTTTCTCGATAGCGTTGATACTGCAAGTATTGAAGAGTTAAGCAGGCTTAATACAGAGTTTCATAATATTATCTACAAGCGCGCAGATAATATCCCTTTACTTGAGATTATTAACGATCTGCATATTAAACTGTATATCACACGGTTTGCCGCTTGGGATAAAAGAGAAAATATTATCCAATCCGGCAAGGAGCACCTTGAGTTTATTGACGCATTGAGAAAAAAAGATCTCGATGTGTTAAATGACCTTGCACGTAGACACATTTACAACTCCAAGATTGCATATGAAAAGCGTGTGTCACAAATTACACCGCTGGCTTTATGTGAAAAAGAAGTTGGATTTGAATAAAAGAAAAGTCGAATATCTTAGGATATTCGACTTTTTCATTATTCCACGTAGTTA
Protein-coding regions in this window:
- a CDS encoding aldehyde ferredoxin oxidoreductase C-terminal domain-containing protein; translated protein: MRILRINTRTQEYAFEELGEYVGLGGRAFTSRVINKEVPADCHALSAENKLVFASGVLACTNAANSGRLSVGAKSPLTGGIKESNSGGQFANQMGKMDLQAIIFEDKPEDDTEFVNIFISKDEVTFSSAADLVGMKNYPAQEKLQEKFGEKAVTCLCGPAGEHCMQAATIQFSDPEGLPTRSAGRGGMGAVLGSKKIKSVILDPAVKGKVVMGDVEGFKAARKEWTDILRSHPVTSEGLPAFGTAILVNIVNEAGALPTKNFRDGRFENAEKISGETLADTITKRDGKVSHGCHTGCIIQCSQVYNDKNGKMLTTGFEYETIWGFGAHLLIDDLDLIATMDRTCDEIGMDTIEMASSLAMAMEGGLIAWGDGPAALEYLQKVGTGDPVGRILGNGAGFTAAAFGVDRIPTVKNQSMPAYDPRAVKGVGVTYATTPMGADHTAGYGVCQNVLKCGGDVDGHAKDGNIEVSKNLQIATAAVDSLGLCLFVAFAVLDDERGVPCMAKLVSGLLGEEYSVDDVVNLGVGALQDELDFNRRAGFTDKDDQLPRWFTEEALPPHNVKWDFTTEELQDAKV
- a CDS encoding TRAP transporter fused permease subunit; translated protein: MGFFKKKSVEATEDSGEVMVSTRTLTGIPSTVFYCMCIAASVFHVLTNTVWLMPEIQRNALHYAFFVPLAFMIYPFSAKSLDKKPYADWLLAALSVICGLYLVFFEDALHARNEQMVLLDMIFAGTTLLLMLEIARRAAGKIIPLLAIFFLSYALYWGQFLSGNWNFPGVTITRVLYRMYFAPDGIFGSIATISASYVFLFVLFGSFLVKSGAGDFIIKLAVSVVGRSVGGPAKMAVFSSGLMGSVSGSAVANTVSTGSITIPMMKRTGFSPKFAAAVEAAASTGGQIMPPIMGAGAFVMAQWTQISYLKIVAISFIPAILYFVGVIFFVHSRARSEGLQPTAEEDIPRFFEVLKEGWPFFIPIGVLITLMSVGYTPTYAACWAIAAIVGASWLTKNHRMGLMDVVDAFALGGKNMVATAIILLCSGVVIGIVLLVSLGVKFSMLISTVAGSSLLVTIGLIGVASLILGMGLPVTASYIILATLSAPFLVNLIKLRYVMAVKPKFIQSMGLSLDMISDPTTAGALFAIINSQVPPEHATIFLLAAHLLIFWYSQSANVTPPVCLAAYTAAGIAKSDPFQTGIHAFKLASGLFIIPIMFVYEPSILFLGPLWQTVLTIGIILLALFCTAVSLEGVYIRRLHPLLRLTFGCNAVLLYALPELQCWIGVTIFAILTAILKYTNAFDIDTTLDDIILTETA
- a CDS encoding TAXI family TRAP transporter solute-binding subunit encodes the protein MRKFCSLIAIAILLTTTLPASAQDSNRLIIATATTGGTYYPVGVGIGTLVSLKLAKNDGITATAINSAGSGENIEMLNNKEAHLAILQSLFGLQASRGKGFYEGKPVDSFRSITMLWPNVEHFAVMNKYAKTGTIADIGALTDRFSIGKRGSGTEGSGRALLQALDINAKDLKLEFLGYTPSTQAMLDNRIAGANIPAGVPAAAITQLFAMSNGDATVLDFSDDQLAVIQKDFPIWYRYIIPANTYPGQKKDIRTIAQPNFLAVRADLPEDVVYKITKTIYENLNFLGTIHSATKNMSLDSALSGLPVALHPGAAKYYREVGIEIPERLIAK
- a CDS encoding lactate racemase domain-containing protein, with translation MTYPIFYDVEQQFETSQIDDVAKTVDAVFASFDSSAIKPNASVGITVGSRGIDRIVPLVQTVVRNLTALGLRPFIIPAMGSHGGSTAEGQTAILAKLGITEESTGCPIVSSIETVSLGHIEEGAEVFVAKDAIEADYIFVMNRVKPHTLFHGEVESGLCKMLAIGLGKPRGADNLHNFPLEKVIKPAALRIQEHITILAGLAVVENAVEKLHSIKLCTQNDIAKTDSSLLAVSAAILPRIPLDSLDLLIIDEMGKNISGTGMDTNVIGAWRRMAGERKPDYKTLVVLNLTPESQGNAHGIGMADLIPQRLADSIDPAATYANSLTTGVWASGRLPITLPTDKVVIDAALAKAPSNIRAVRITNTLSLQHFWATAPVFDDLKKAGATIFPDNARQLGFDDSGTLLAF
- a CDS encoding GntR family transcriptional regulator is translated as MKDCPPSQQVADHLEDLILAGQLLPRERLGETDMAERFAVKRHVIRDAFKILESKGLLEIKRYKGARVVSLSMKEISDVFDIRINLERFAYTLALDNMREKDFADLESIAQTFLDSVDTASIEELSRLNTEFHNIIYKRADNIPLLEIINDLHIKLYITRFAAWDKRENIIQSGKEHLEFIDALRKKDLDVLNDLARRHIYNSKIAYEKRVSQITPLALCEKEVGFE
- a CDS encoding glutamate decarboxylase, translated to MPLHNHTAIRDDLFTVESMAKPLNVHRISRKERNPEAVYQMIHDELLLDGNSRQNMATFCSTWLEREVQDLMNECMDKNMIDKDEYPQTAEIESRCVSMLSNLWNAKECIDSSNENCSPAIGCSTTGSSEAAMLGGMALKWNWRARQKAAGKPCDKPNLVCGPVQVCWHKFARYWDIELRELPMRKGSYMSSPADVIAHCDENTIGVVQTMGTTFTGHYEPVEDVHAALDKLQQQTGLDIPMHIDAASGGFVAPFMHPEIKWDFRLPRVKSINASGHKFGLAPLGCGWVIWATEKDLPEDLIFRVNYLGGQMPTFALNFSRPGGEVIAQYYNLLRLGYEGYIKVQESCFAAAEYFEAGLEQFGLFELISNSSKGLPLICWKFKDDAKPSFSLYQLSDELRQRGWLVPTYTLPPDCEETVVQRIVVRHGTSVDMLHLLLKDFTEIIEELTETPPCGEDKKRMSFNHS